From the genome of Bos mutus isolate GX-2022 chromosome 2, NWIPB_WYAK_1.1, whole genome shotgun sequence:
ACCTTCAGTTAACACTCCAATACACATCCCCCAATGCCAGTGTGCCAGAGCTATGGTGCCCATCCCCATTCAGCCTGTTCCCCTGACATTCTCTGGGTCCCCATCCAGGTTAGACCCAGGAGACTGAATCTGGCCAGAACACATGTGGGCATCAAAGCTGATGCCCACTGCCAGGCTGCAATGAGGTGGAAACCATATGCGTCACCTCagtctttctcctcccctcctggcGGAACCAGAGACGGAGGCAGCTGGGATCCCTCAGTCACGGGAGAACACCTGTTGGAGAGAGTTCTGCACACCCTCAGTGGTCTTTGCCTGGGCGAGAAATACGAGTTGGTTGTGTTAAGCCGCTGATCGTTGAGATCAGTTGCTCACTGATCTCTCACGCACAGCACAACTGTTGCGTGGCGATCTTAACCCCTCAAAAACCAGTGTGGTGGCTGGACCAGACAGTAGGGTGGTTACTACTGCAAGAGGCCCTTCAGCAATAATCagcagaaaattttgaaagaaaaaaggtcTGTTACTTACAGGACGTGGAGGTTACACGGCGTACCTGGGACCCTACAGCAGGTCAGGGGCAGACAGAAAGCTGGAAACCTCGGGTCTGGGGTTCCGCTTTTATTGGGGCTGAAGGCGGGGCCTGGGGTTTTGTGTGCTCACCCTTTATTGGTGAGTCTAAACCACATAAGTGTCAGTGTAAAGCATGGGAAGAGGAACAGCAGGTGGCCCCAAAGAACTGAATTACCCAAAATCTCCAATACAAAGGCGCCTTAGTGAGGGGAGGCATATGGCCCTGGCAAGGTCACTATAGGCATGTGGCTGGCAAGGTGTTTATTCTAGATACCATCACTGAAGTGGACGCCGGGCAATCAGAGGACAACAGGCGCTTATCAAAGCTTGTCAGGCACTAATTGAGGGTTATCAGGAATTTACTttacaaaaacccaaacaaaccccCCAATCGACTGTTAGGATGTTACGGAACCCAGGTCCCGGCTGCTCACTGCTCAGAAGCCGACAAAGAAGCCAGTTGGGAGAAAGGAAAGCTTGCTTTATTTTGGTGCTGACATCCTGGTGGTGGATGGTGCAGAGGGCCTGTCCAAATGCCCGCTCTCCCCACTGGACAGTCAGGTGGCACAGAGGGTGGGTGCCTGTCCAAACGCCCGCTCTCCCCACTGGACAGTCAGGTGGCAGGACATCCTTAGACAGGGGAACTCAGTGCTGgtggtctagtcactaagtcgtgtctgactcttgtgaccccaacgactgtagcctgcccggctcctctgtccaaagggatttcccaggcaagaatactgaagcgggttgccacttctttctccagagggtcttcccgacccagagactgaacctgggtctgctgcattgcaggctcGTTTCTTTACGGAGTGAGCCTCCAGTGAAGCCCAAAAGACAGAGGGAAGGGGCTACATGCAGAACCAGTACAGTCAGCTCTGACGCTCATCTTGAAACTGGTCATCAGAGAGCTAACCAGTGTCATCTCGATTCTTTTAGGTGCAAGAAATCTTTAGTTCCAGGCTTGGTTGGTTTCCATTTCCGTGAGGacaattctcagaattgtggcagctgaTATCACAGCTAGTCTGGTCGTCATGTagctaacttcttccacctggtggggattTCAGTACCTGTACATTAGCGCACAGGAGATGACTCAGAATCTCATCTACAGccttgaggaggaactgaaaGTCCTTGGCATGCTTactgactacattattattatttggtctcctttgactgctctcctttgtttcttcatgtgctcacttctctgattaaacttctTCTCTGGCtcagatttttccacagacaTAAGGCAGGCAGAGGATATAGTGGGGCGAAGACCAGAAGGTCCCGTTTGGGTTCAAGGCTTTACACTACAGTAACCTAACTATACAGACTCACAGCCGACCCAGGCAGCATTCATCTTGAAGATACAGTTTCCTTGAAGAGCTAGACCTGTATTATGGGTTGACTCGTGTTCCCACCACATTCCTACATTGAAGTCCTGACCTCCAGTAAGACCTCaggatgtgactgtatttggaaagagGGTCTTTGTGGAGGTGATGAGTTAGGATAAGGttagggaatggccacccactccagtattcttgcctggagaatcccatggaaagaggagcctggtgggctacagtccatgggatcacaaagagtctaacactaTTAGGGTGGGCCTAATGCAGATGACTTAGAAGAAGGGAAggttggacacagacacacatcttCACTGGGAGAATTCCGCATGAAGGTGAAGGCTGAGAGGAGGTGGGGATGCTTCTACACGCCAAGCAATCCTGAAGATGGCCAGGTCACCACCAGAgcctggggagaggaaggaacaGACCCTCCCCCATAGACCTCAGAAGGAGCCAACCTCACTGGctccttgatcttagacttctgggctccagaactgagagagcagatatttctattgtttaagctacTCAGTTGGAggtgtgtgtgctgtcacttcagtcatgtccaactctttgggagcccatggactgtagcccaccagtctcctctgtccctgggattctccaggcaagaatactggagcgggttgccattccctcctccagaggatcttcctgagctgggaactgagcccaggtctcttgtgtctcccccACTGGcacgcgggttctttaccgctggcaCCAGTTTGTGGCACCTGGAGCACTACCCTAGCAAATAATAAAACCTCTGGGCATCTCTGTAGGTCTGTGAAATCTGGGATGTTGGACAAAGAATGCCCCCTGCCATCTCAGTTAAATAGGGAGTGTGCCCATCAAGGCAGCAGCCGCCCCTGACAGTGCTTCCTGGGGGGACTCAGGAGGGAGCAGGAAACTGGCCCCCATAGCAAGGTGCACATCACAGGGGCGACATCCTGAAACCCAGACTCTCGCCTCTTCCCAtatacagaaaagcactaaattcattaCCTTGAGATGTCTGGTATTTCTTTAGTTGGGAGGACCTTTTGCAGATTGACTACCaagttttctttgctgttgtttatttatttatttttgaaaaacctcctatatatcctggctcctcccttacccctGAGGACAGtcctcagagctactgagagaCTGTATCTGGGTGGAAGTCCTCAGTAAAGCTCCAAATAAAGCATAATTCTCAACATTtagtttctacattttttttccccatcaacaGGTGTTTGCTCTCATGGCCATTTGTTTCAGGCCTAAATGAAGTTCAGAGGTGATGGGCCAGACCTTGGCCTTTTGATAAGCGCCTCAGCTTCACAACACTGTTGCTTCTATGGCAGGCAGACTGCCCCACCCCGTACATCCTGGGGGCCCCTGGTATCATGTCCAGGTCCCCGCACTCAAGGACTCTGGTGATGTCACACATGCCTCtccttttccccatcttttcAGGGTTTTCTCCTGAGAATTCAAAGTCCATGGTTTAGCATCTTGTTCAGCCACCTTCATCCAAGAGCTAATTTAAACACTGGGAGCACAgtagtcaaaaaacaaaaatactctcATGTGGCTTACTTTTTAATGTCGAGAGGCAGACAATGAAACAAAAGCCGTAATGGGTGAATGAGATACAGCTGATCCTTGAAAGACAAAGGGGTCAGGGTCACCGAGCTTCTGCACAGTCAGAGATCTGTGCATAGCTTCACAGTGGGCTCTTGTGCCCATGACTCCCCATATGTATGGATTCAACAAAGCACGGATTCTGCCTTACTGTAGAGCCTGCTCATTGAAAAAATCCTAGTATACATAGACCTGCACAATTCAAATCCTGTCGTTCAAGAGTCACCTGTGACTTCGAGAATGTGGTCATGGTTGCTAtgaggaaggatgggggaagggacagttggGAGTCTGAGAtggacacgtacacactgctgtatttaagacGGATAACCAACGAGGACCAGCTGTATAACACACGGAACTCAGCTTAAACTTATGAGGCTGGACGGGAAGGGAGCTGGGGGAGAACGGGtgcgtgtgtatgtatggctgagaccttgcactgctcacctgaaactgtcacaatattgtttgttaatcggctatacccctgaagaaaataaaaggttaaaaaaaaatagagtcaaCTGTGGATTATTAGGTGAAGCAAGAGGGCAAGGGGCAGCAGGGATGCAGAGGTGTGGCGAGGGCGTCACGGGGAAGATGGCTGCTACTTTACAGAGGACGGATGTGCTCACGTGTGACAGTCACCGCTCAGAAAAGGGTCCTTCAACTTTTAATAATCCGAAGAGTCAAGAGTCAGCGGATGTTTCCAGTATCAGGATTATGGCTGAactttttctgtattctgtttcCTAATCTTCCctttgtgaggaaaaaaaaatattcattactgttctttaaaaaaaaacacacacaaacacacaacacacCTTCTAATTGGGGAATACATTTACAAGAAAGTTATGTAAGAAAGGAATGAACAGAAGCCTCATTGAAATACAGTCAGGCGACCAGAAGGGAGAGCACTCACATCCTGtaaggacagaagagcccaagaaagaaggaaagacagacTCTCAGAAaagactcagccaatgaaaagacACAGGCTCAGTTTCCTAGAGCCCTTCCCCACTGTACACAGCCAGTGGCTCTGATGACAATTATTAAAGAATTCTGGTCCATGTGGGAATATCTCAGAGGaagctagaagaaaaaaaagcagaagtagcatCCAGGTGAAGGTAGGACCAGCTACCTACTTTGTGGGTCCCAGTGCAGAATTAAATGCAGGATTCCACGTCATGAACAACATTGCTATGGCTGGACAGAGCCGTGGACCAAGCGCAGGGCCCACTGGGGCTGCCTGGGTCACAAGCCAGGAAGCCAGCCCTGGGCGAGGGGACAAATGCCCTGAGAGTCCCACTGCTGGCCAGTGTTACACTGGCCCACCTCTGAGCGGCAACATAGAAGAACGTATCTCACAGGAGGCTTGGACTATAGACCCCAGACGCCAGGAACCACACTTCGGTTTTTGCCCAACAGGCCAGCAGGAGCTGCCCTCACCCAGTGTAGGAGAGGAGGAAGGCTGGGTTTTGCTTGTGATAATGACAGAGGCAGGCATGTCAGGCCCAGTGCTTATCCGTTATCCCTTTTACTTCTCCAGCAAGCCTGTGCACTGGGTACCGAAGTGACCGCTACTTAAACGAGGTTGCTAAGGCTCAGGGAAGTGGCGGTGGTGGGGCTCTGACTCGGGCAGTCTGACACTGAAGCTTGTGTTTTCAAGTCCTTCCACTTGTACTACCATACGAGTACTAGTGTGTTCTCACACTAGAAGGGCCTGGGGTAGTGTGTGAATGCCTACACCCAGGTGTGcatgagcacatacacacacacacatgggcacaTAGTTTGCCAAGTGAACTGCTTTATTCAGGAGAGCCAGCCAGGGGTGTAGCTGTGCAGTTAAACATGACTTTGGACTTGAAGAAGAGTGGAAAATGAGGGGAAATCCTGCTGtccaaagaagcagaggaaaggggCCGGTAGACACACCCAGATGTTGAGCTTCTCATTCTGGATGGAAGCTTTCTGTCTGGGGAGAGAAGGACTCCTGGCTGGACTCTAGGGTGGGAGAGGGGTGTTCCTTCATGTGCCAGGGAACATGGCTAGGGTAGGGAGTCGGGCGCTAGGGAAGGAAAGAGCATCTGGCGGTAAGGCTTCCAGGACGAGGGGCCCTCAGCACGCAGGGGCAGCCCCTCGGCACCGAAACTTTTTGTAGAAGCGGAGCTTCTTATTGTAGGTCTTCAGGTTTGCTGCGAAGCAATTGGCAGCGATCTTATCACACTGACACACTTGACTCTTGCAGTCATCCGCATCCTCTGAAATcacaataaataaatggaatgatgTTCATTAGTAGTCCCTGGATCTTTAAGGGAATTCTTGGGGGAAAGATGGCTCCTGTTCTCCCAGGGTTTCTAGTCTGGAACAAGCAGTGATGTCCAAGTATTTCTGACTGATGGGGAGACAGAACTCCTGCCCTCAGGAAGCCCACACCCTGTCTCGTGGGGACACCAGAAGTCATGCACTGGGATGCTGTGAAGAGCCTTGCTGTTAGACActgtctctttcttctccccaGCAGATGTGTTCAGGTGCATAGCCCCTGGCCCCTGGGGTCTGGGAATGGGTCTTGATGGGTGTAAGCCAGTCATGGTTATCCCTGTTTCCTCTGTAGTGATGAGTGTCCGGGGAGCATGTGCTCTTGCCCTGACcaatgagccacaagggaaagtcTGCTGGACACTTCCAGGAAGGATGAATTTCCTCTCTCAAAAAGAAAGATGTGCAAAAGGAAAGCCATGACTCTTGGAGCCCTAGACTGTGCCTTGGAATCACACTGCCAAAGTGGCAGAGCAGAAGGTTGGGAAAGGACTGGATCCCTGGCAACACAGCTGAGAAGCTGCCCTCGCACTGGCACTGCGCTCTCCCAGACTCTGTTACAGGCGAGTCAGACTTGCtcactctctgagcctctgttagGTGGGCATCTTGTTGCTTGACACCCAGAGCCTGCTAAAGCCACAGAGCCCTGTGGAAGGTCATGATGGGAAGACATGATTTCTGATCTTAGAGACCTCAGGCTGTTGAGGAATAGTCTGTGGGTTTTCAAAATCTCACTCATGGGTCAGTAGGTCTGGGGCACTAGGCAATTCCTTCCAGCCACCAcccatctctctcctcccctccacagCCAAACTTGCTCCAGAACTTTGTCTACACTCATTACCTGCTTCACTTCCCACCCACCTTCCAACCCGCTCTAATCTGGCTTTGCCCTCACAGATCCATGGAAACAACTCCCACTGAGGTCCTCAGTGGTCGTTCTGCCTCTAAACCCAAGGAGCCTGGTCAGCCCTCATCCTAGAGGACCCCTCTGTTAAACCGGCTGCTGTTAATCCTCTCTTCCTGGCCCACTCCTCGGCCTTCTTGTCTCCCCCCTTCCTTCTCTGACTgtccctcctctgtctcctttctcGGCCTTTAAACACCAAATGAGTGGGTACCTCCAACTCTCCTCTCTCTGCGGCCGCCTCCTGCATCTGTGTCCAGACCATCCCTTGAGCTGCGAGTTTTTTCACAAGCAGCCTGCTGCCCATCTCCCTGGATGTTCTGGAAGCTTCCAAACTCAACATGCTCCCCGTGGAACTGCTCCTGCCCTCTCCTACCAGGCCCTCCTCAGTTATACCACCAATGCAGTACTACAGCCAACCAACAACTCCCAGGAACCCTGCCCAATCAACCACCAAGCTCCACTGATTCTATCTCAAAGCTGTTTTGACAGGACTTTCCACCTCTTCCATCCTGACCGCCATTGCTATAGGTCAAGTTCTCCCGTCTCTTTTCTGCACGATGGCAATGGCCTTTTCCTGGCTCCCCCTTCTATGTATCTCTTTCCACACTTGGCAAGAGCCTCTGAAATGCAATTCTGGGTTTTAACTCATTTCCTTAAGGACTgtcgaaagttatgaccaacctagacagcatattgaaaaggagagacattagtttgtcaacaaaggtccgtctagtcaaagctatggtttttccagtggtcatgtatggatgtgagtattggaccataaagaaagctgagcaccaaagaattgatgcttttgaattgtggtgttggagaagactcttgagagtcccttggactgcaaggagatccaaacagtccatcctaaaggcgatcagaccttgaatattcattggaagtactgatgttgaagctgaaactccaatactttggccacctgatatgaaacactgactcatttgaaaagaccctgatgctgggaaagattgagggcaggaggagaaggggacaacagaggatgagatggttgaatggcatcaccgactcaatggacatgggtttgggtggactctgggagttggtgatggacacagaggcctggcgtgctgcagttcatggggtcacaaagagttggacatgactgaatgactgaactgactgaattgaactgcttTAGGACAAAAATCTAAGTACAACATGGCCTTGGGAACTTGACCTAGCCCCTTCCCGTCTCTCCAGCATCATCGCTCTTCACTCTGTCTCATCCTCATGTTTCCCTTCTGCCGCCCAGAAAGGCTGCAGTTCCTTCTGGCCCGTTGGACTCTGCTGTGTCCTCTTGTTGGGATGCTTGCAGCTCTCCTTTCCCCTGACTCCTCTCAGCCTTGAAGACTCAGTTTAGGATTCCCCATCTTCAGGGAGCGTCCTTGAACCACAGGCTGCATTCAGAGCCCCGCCAGCTTTCTTACTTCCTGGCGGAGTCTACCGTGTTGTGTGTTGGCTTTCTTTACTTCCCAGTCCACTGTGAGATTCTTGAGGCAGGGACACTGTCCCTGTGTATCTACCTTTGGGCTCAGCAGAGTGCCCAGAGGAGAAAATGAGCCAAGGAGGCTGAGAGTTGTCAGCCTATTTCTTACCACAGACGATTTGGTCCTCTTGATAAGTAACGTTGTATTTCAGGAACTTGGTGCGACACCCGCGACTCTCCAGGTTTTTGTAGCAACAGTCATGTGCCCTGCAACACCTGTGACAAGAGTATGTTCTTGGAGCTGCCTCCCCAGGCTCCAGGGAGCCCAGTGTCCTGTGGTCTCAGGCCTGTGTTCTGGGCAGAGACACCCGAACATTGGTACAGTCTAGAGCAGAATGTCCAACGGTCTGGCTGCTTTTTCAGCCGGGACTTCCTGGGGTTCTGTGCAAATGGGATAACAGGAGCTTTCCAGCTCCTGGCCCCCTGTGGGGCCACAAATGGGCagagggagggctggggtggCCTCACCAGTCTGTTGCATCCTTGGGGGTTCCTCTGCCACGCGTTCCACAGTAGCAGCCATAGCGTCTATAACTGGTCACAGATTCCTTTCCTGTCGTGAACTGGATCATTTTCCGGAAATTCAGCAAACCTCCATGGACTTGCAGCAGGCCTGGAAGGACAGCAGCTGGTGATGGGGCCTGGGACTCTACGagctcctccctctgcctctccctgccaCCCCTTGCCCCACTTCTGAGAGAGGGCCAGATGCGGTGGGAAGGGAAGCTGGAGGAGGGTGCCTCCCTCCCTGGGCTGTGCCTCTTGTTGCCAGAGGTCAGGTTTAAGTCTTACCGATGGCCATGATCACTGCCAGCAGCAGGAGGGTCTTCATGCTGAGGGTTCTGTGGGGAGAAATGCAGACAGACCAGCCTAGATCCTCTAACAGGCAGTCCAGCCTCTGCCCCGGCCCCTGCTGGCCTGTTCACATTCAATGATCTTGAAAGGAGATCGCAGACACGTTCTTCCATCCCAGGCGGGTCCAGCGTGACTGCCTTCATCGGGCATGCAGGACGCGTGCAGGGGTGCCTCCCAGCTTTGTTACACGACTCGCTGGGCGAGACCACCTCTCCCCTGTGGTACGCTGCTGAGACCTCCATGCTCCTCACCCTCCTGAGAGTTCCTGGAGGCTGTGACCAGGCCATCCCACCAAACTGGGAGATCCAGAGGTCGTAGGCAGTGTGTCCCCCAGCGTACGTAGCTTACGCACCCCCACACTGGAGTCAAGGCTTGGGAATTCTGCTCATGGGGTCCGATCCGCAGTGTTTTTCTCCAGAACTAAAGCAGCACCATCTCTTTCACCCTTACACTTGTACACAGAACACACACCCACTCGTGCACACATgcgtgtgtatgcacacacactctGTGCTCATCTACTGGTGCGGACATCATTCCACACAATATAATCACGTTCCCGCACAACACACCTGTGCACATACCCCCTCCTGTCACACCAAACCAGGCACGTGCAGGCTTGTGCTCGTGGGTGcctgcgtgtgcacacacacatgtacacacacacaggacacgGCCCCTCGTCAAGGCCGGCAATCAACAGGGCCTGAGTGTTCGTTTCTGGCTATGGACTTCTCAGAGGATCTCAGGTTGACTTCTCACAGTGACTGCCTTGTCTATTCTGAACTCTAGTTAAACAGCTGAGCCCTCGGGGAGTTTGGGGTTCGGTGGGataggggatggggtggggatacCGCCAGTTACTGGACTAAGAGTTTGGCATGCCTCAGCCCCTAGGCaatcctcttttttcttcttatcgACTGGCAGGACAGAGCTGAGGATAGAAAAAAGCTATGTGCCATTAGCCGatgccaaaattttaaaatactttgtcaTCTTTCCAATGGGTTTCACTCCTAAGTGAATAAATTCCCATAATAGAGTCTGGGTGTGACCATCCTGAACCCACTTCCAGGAGAGGGCAATGGCCATCTGCTGttgaacaagttttttttttttttaaatatgctatttgGGAATAAAAAACAGGGCATTTACTGGTATTCGTTCATTCCATAAACCTGCCATTCACAGGAAGTACATTCTAAGCCTCAGCGAAGTCTCAGGAATCATGGAAACCTCTCAGGAGGTGGTGAGAACTTGTCTAGCAGAAAGAGGACTGTAGGGGGCAGATGGTCCCTTTTTTAGATTCAGGGCAGCGTTTCTAGCTTCTCTTCTtgctcctctttcttctcctctcctccccacccccatctggaAGAAGCCAGAGACTGTCCTGGCATTTCCCCCCCACCCCGAAACTGCTGCCACCTCATGCCCAGGGCTTGCCTGTTTGGAGACTGGGCTGACTGCTCTCTCTTCCTCAgcctcagggagacagtgattcTAGTTTTCATTTCGAAAACAGATGCCCTTTTCCTGCCCTCTAACACTGCTAAGAATTTGGCCCCCATAACCTTCAGTTAACACTCCAATACACATCCCCCAATGCCAGTGTGCCAGAGCTATGGTGCCCATCCCCATTCAGCCTGTTCCCCTGACATTCTCTGGGTCCCCATCCAGGTTAGACCCAGGAGACTGAATCTGGCCAGAACACATGTGGGCATCAGTGCTGATGCCCACTGCCAGGCTGCAATGAGGTGGAAACCATATGCGTCACCTCagtctttctcctcccctcctggcGGAAACCAGAGATGGAGGCAGCTGGGATCCCTCAGTCACGGGAGAACACCTCTTGGAGAGAGTTCTGCACACCCTCAGTGGTCTTTGCCTGGGCGAGTAATACGAGTTGGTTGTGTTAAGCCGCTGATCGTTGAGATCAGTTGCTCACTGATCTCTCACGCACAGCACAACTGTTGCGTGGCGATCTTAACCCCTCAAAAACCAGTGTGGTGGCTGGACCAGACAGTAGGGTGGTTACTACTGCAAGAGGCCCTTCAGCAATAATCagcagaaaattttgaaagaaaaaaggtcTGTTACTTACAGGACGTGGAGGTTACACGGCGTACCTGGGACCCTACAGCAGGTCAGGGGCAGACAGAAAGCTGGAAACCTCGGGTCTGGGGTTCCGCTTTTATTGGGGCTGAAGGCGGGGCCTGGGGTTTTGTGTGCTCACCCTTTATTGGTGAGTCTAAACCACATAAGTGTCAGTGTAAAGCATGGGAAGAGGAACAGCAGGTGGCCCCAAAGAACTGAATTACCCAAAATCTCCAATACAAAGGCGCCTTAGTGAGGGGAGGCATATGGCCCTGGCAAGGTCACTATAGGCATGTGGCTGGCAAGGTGTTTATTCTAGATACCATCACTGAAGTGGACGCCGGGCAATCAGAGGACATCAGGCGCTTATCAAAGCTTGTCAGGCACTAATTGAGGGTTATCAGGAATTTACTttacaaaaacccaaacaaaccccCCAATCGACTGTTAGGATGTTACGGAACCCAGGTCCCGGCTGCTCACTGCTCAGAAGCCGACAAAGAAGCCAGTTGGGAGAAAGGAAAGCTTGCTTTATTTTGGTGCTGACATCCTGGTGGTGGATGGTGCAGAGGGCCTGTCCAAATGCCCGCTCTCCCCACTGGACAGTCAGGTGGCACAGAGGGTGGGTGCCTGTCCAAACGCCCGCTCTCCCCACTGGACAGTCAGGTGGCACAGAGGGTGGGTGCCTGTCCAAACGCCCGCTCTCCCCACTGGACAGTCAGGTGGCACAGAGGGTGGGTGCCTGTCCAAGCGCCTGCCCTCCCCACTGGACCGTCAGGTGGCACAGAGGGTGGGTGCCTGTCCAAGCGCCTGCCCTCCCCACTGGACAGTCAGGTGGCACAGAGGGTGGGTGCCTGTCCAAACGCCTGCCCTCCCCACTGGACAGTCAAGTGGCGCAGAGGGTGGGTGCCTGTCCAAACGCCCGCTCTCCCCACTGGACAGTCAGGTGGCAGGACATCCTTAGACAGGGGAACTCAGTGCTGgtggtctagtcactaagtcgtgtctgactcttgtgaccccaacgactgtagcctgcccggctcctctgtccaaagggatttcccaggcaagaatactgaagcgggttgccacttctttctccagagggtcttcccgacccagagactgaacctgggtctgctgcattgcaggctcGTTTCTTTACGGAGTGAGCCTCCAGTGAAGCCcaaaaggcagagggaaggggctACATGCAGAACCAATAGTCAGCTCTGACGCTCATCTTGAAACTGGTCATCAGAGAGCTAACCAGTGTCATCTCGATTCTTTTAGGTGCAAG
Proteins encoded in this window:
- the LOC102279309 gene encoding phospholipase A2, membrane associated-like → MKTLLLLAVIMAIGLLQVHGGLLNFRKMIQFTTGKESVTSYRRYGCYCGTRGRGTPKDATDWCCRAHDCCYKNLESRGCRTKFLKYNVTYQEDQIVCEDADDCKSQVCQCDKIAANCFAANLKTYNKKLRFYKKFRCRGAAPAC